Within Streptomyces roseirectus, the genomic segment ATCAAGCCGGACAACGCGGCTGTCACCGTGGGCGTGATCAAGATCCAGAACGCGGTTGTCATCACGCAGCCCGAGCGGGGCGCCGAGGGCCCGGCGGCGATCGCCGCGACCGTCTTCAACACCGGCACCACCGCGCAGACCCTCACCGGTGTCACCGTGGACGGCACGAGCCTGTCCGCCGTGCTGACGCCGGGCAAGGACGACACCGCGAGCAAGAAGGGCAGCCTGGTCGTGCCGGCCGGCGGCTCGGTCGTCATCGGCGGCCCGAACAACGCCTCCGCCGTCCTGGACAAGCCCGGTGACGCCGTCAAGAACGGCGACGCCCAGAAGATCACCTTCACCTTCAGCGACGCCGGTGACGTGAGCCTCCAGGCGTTCGTCGTC encodes:
- a CDS encoding copper chaperone PCu(A)C, encoding MSSSLRRGALAASALAFSIATLAGCAAGNNSQTLEIKPDNAAVTVGVIKIQNAVVITQPERGAEGPAAIAATVFNTGTTAQTLTGVTVDGTSLSAVLTPGKDDTASKKGSLVVPAGGSVVIGGPNNASAVLDKPGDAVKNGDAQKITFTFSDAGDVSLQAFVVPATGFYSDWGPTSVPKPSASGDSGSASAGPSESPNPSESPASGSSESSHAPATSESPSTGTGH